The Phycisphaerae bacterium DNA window CCGACTACAATAGTCATCAGCCCCATACCTGAACCGCCCGTAGTAACAGTCTGGCGGTCATATAACGCAAATCTTTCTCTTGCCATTCCGCTTACAGGATGAGCGAAATCCCAGAAATATCTGAATGTCGCCTGCTGAATCGAAGTCAAAAGCTGCTCGTCAGTCATTGCGTAAGGAGTTGCTGTTACTTTACTCGAAGCTTCGCCTTCTGTTCCGTTTATAACCGGTTTGACGTAATACCAGTAAGGTCTGACATTATCGCCGATAAAATTACTATAAACAGATACGGTGTGAACTGAACTGTTTAATTTTTCGTAGGTTCCATTTTCATATCTGCTGCGATAGATATTATACCCATCCAGACCTGAAACCGTAACCGGGGTCCATGTTAAATCTATTCTGCAATCGTGGCCTGAAGCCGCCAGGCCGACAATCAGACTTTGCGCACAAAGGGGTGAAATAACAAATAATACAGCAAACAAAATTATTGAAAGGGGTTTTCGCATTTTATCCTATTATACAAAAAACAAGGGCGCTTAGTCAAATAATCCAAGCGCCCTTTTAAATCACGCAAACTTAATTATTGACAATTTGAATTAGCAACATCGTTGCATTTGAGCCAGTTTTCGGCCATTTGAGCAAAATCTGCAAAGTCGATATAACAATCTTTGTTTATATCTCCGACCAGATATGTCGTGCCGCAGCTATGACTTCCGCCATCAGCTATAAACTGTTCGAGGACCTTATCAGCAGGCAGACCTATTTCATAAAGCCGTACTTCATCGATAAGGCCGTTGAATTCTCGCTGGCCATCGAACTGTTCATCGGAACCAATGCGAACGTTGTAATTATTGAGGTCTATTAAAGCTCCTTCCGGAATTTCTCGAGAAGCTGCCAAAATACCGTCAACATAAACACATTCACTTAAACCATCAAAAGTTCCGACAACCTGATGCCACTGGTTATCCCCTACGGGACCAGTGCTGCCGGAAACAACAGGACCGATGCCGTTAAGAATGAGACTAATGTTATCATCCGGGGTCGGATCGGAGTTCCTGAGCAATCTCCAGCTCGAATCGCCTTTATTGACAATCGCCTGCCACCATTTATCGAAGGTGCCTTTTACCCATGCAGAGACCGTAATCTCATCTCTCAGGTCAGCCCATGTCGGCGGTTCGTGAGTTGTACTTCCGCCGCCGCAATCGATATAATCGCCGTCACCATCAAGAAGAATAGCACCGTTTACCTTACCTGCGGCCCATGTTGCATTACCGACAAGAGTACCATTATGACCGCCTACGCTGTCAACCGCTGTGGTGCCGGATGTCTCATCAAGAGCCCAATGCGCCACAAGACCGGTATAACCTTCGGCATAGACTTTTACCAAAACAGTATCATTGGCATCTTTATCGCTATCATCGACAGTAAGCCGCAATACATAATCCCCTGCTGTATTGAATATAACATCAGGATTCTCAACTGTATTGCTCGGACTGAATGCCGGGGTCGCAGGACCACTGACAACTGTCCATTCGTACGTCAAAGAAGCCGGAGGACTTGGCAAACCATCGTCAGTAACAGTTACATCCATTGCTGCCGTAGCAGTGCCTGAAGAGAGCCAAACCGCCTGCTTTAGACCTGCATCGACTGTCGGCGGAGCATTTTGCGTATTAAAGGTCCAGGTATAGCCTTCGGTTTTGATTTCCGGGCCTGAACCATCCGGGTCGTAACAATCGACTTTCCAATAATAATTCTTATTCCCATCAAGAGCCCCGACAACTACAGAATCGGCATCCTGCTTGTCGAGTATCTTTGTATTTGTTCCGGGCATATTGCCGTCTGCGCCAAACCATACATCGCAAAGGATCGTATCGCCGGTTTGACGTGGAGCGGGACGAGTCCAGCTAAGAGTTGTGGAAACAGTCGGGTCA harbors:
- a CDS encoding LamG-like jellyroll fold domain-containing protein, coding for MKKNFLLLTALIISLIGSSNILANDLQNPGFEGGNIGWFGDPGFTIPGWVFWGTDGWIHNNAGAYIDTRAMLIWSDAPGIIQDFAVTEDREYTFSVSTYSPVSDNHGLHGMDGVFQVEWYDVDNYLIYAEEIGRFYGAMDIDVPIDPYDTWKVISANVVAPIPATRCRVFLHLVGNGGSSTGGVVSWDEAYVGLAYAAEDPSPANNSTVDPTVSTTLSWTRPAPRQTGDTILCDVWFGADGNMPGTNTKILDKQDADSVVVGALDGNKNYYWKVDCYDPDGSGPEIKTEGYTWTFNTQNAPPTVDAGLKQAVWLSSGTATAAMDVTVTDDGLPSPPASLTYEWTVVSGPATPAFSPSNTVENPDVIFNTAGDYVLRLTVDDSDKDANDTVLVKVYAEGYTGLVAHWALDETSGTTAVDSVGGHNGTLVGNATWAAGKVNGAILLDGDGDYIDCGGGSTTHEPPTWADLRDEITVSAWVKGTFDKWWQAIVNKGDSSWRLLRNSDPTPDDNISLILNGIGPVVSGSTGPVGDNQWHQVVGTFDGLSECVYVDGILAASREIPEGALIDLNNYNVRIGSDEQFDGQREFNGLIDEVRLYEIGLPADKVLEQFIADGGSHSCGTTYLVGDINKDCYIDFADFAQMAENWLKCNDVANSNCQ